The following nucleotide sequence is from Leptolyngbya subtilissima AS-A7.
TGGGTGCGGTTAACAGCGGCGATACCTGCGATCGCCGTCATCACCAGCGCGATCGCCAAAATGACCAGGGCATTGTCTTGGGTAAACAGCCACTCCAACACAAAGCCAATCAGCAACAGCTGCACCACCATGCGTAGGGCCGCTGTCAGCAGCGACTGGCCCAACCCCAGCCGCAGCGCCGTCGACAGCACCACATTCACCACAATCAATAGGGCCGACAGTGCTAGCTGCCCGTAGCTAATGGCAATGTAATTCGTTTCCATGGGTCATTTATTCAAAGGGCGCTAGGGTGTCAGGTGTAGGGTACGGGGCTAGGCCTGACATCCTAGACCTGCTTAGACAAAATCTCCCAGATTGAGCTGGCGGTAGGTGATCCGGCGAATTTGCTCGGTGTCGTGACTGGTGAGAATGCAGGCGCGGTGGGGAGACTGGAGCCAGTCGTGCAGCAGGGCTTCTACTTTGGTGGTGGTGGCTGCATCCAGAGAAGCCGTAGACTCGTCCAGCAGCAGCACCTGGGGATTGAGCTGCAACGCGCGCAGCAGCGCCAAAATTTGGGCCTCGCCGCCAGAGAGCCGAGAGCCTTGCAACTGCAGAAACTCTGGACCGCGGCCCAGTTTCTCTAGCCAAGTTTGAATGATGGTGGGCTCAAAGCGGCGCTGGTTATAAATGCCGAGATCAAACACCTGCTTGAGATTGTCTTGCACGGTGCCATCGAGGGCGATCGCTCGCTGCGGCACAATCATCACGCGGCTGCGGTAGGTGGGTACCCCCCACTCGACAGGAGTTTTGCCCTCAAACCTAACTTCTCCCTGCTGCAACGGGTCGAGCAGCGCCAGGTTGCGCATCAGCAGGGTTTTGCCCACGCCAGAAGGGGCCACCAAACCGACGCAGTCGCCAGCCACTAGCTCAAAACTCACCCCTCGCCATAGCCACCGATCCGACAGCTGGCGACCCAAATTTTTGGCAGACAACAGGGGTGGGCTCGGCTCCATTGTGGTCTATACATTCTGCATAGAGAACGTTTTGAACGATGGCCTCTCTACAATACACAGCTAAAGGTAAAGGACGCGCAGAGGAGATCGCTGTGGAGTTAGTGCAGAACCAACGACAGCCAACCGCGATCGGATTTTCAGCGGTGCTGATGTGGGCCACCCTGGCCCTGCTGACTGATCTGAGCGGCACGGTGCCACCGTTTCAGCTGACGGCGATGGCGTTTACGATCGCATTCTTTATTGGCCTTGCCGCCTGGGCTCGGTCGGGGGGCAATGTGCTGCGCCACCTGCGGCTACCCTGGCAAGTTTGGGCCTTGGGCATTGGCGGGCTGTTTGGCTATCACTTCTTCTATTTCATGGCGCTGCGCCACGCCCCAGCGGTGGAGGCGAGCCTGATTGCCTACCTGTGGCCGCTGCTGATTGTGTTTTTTTCGGCGCTGCTGCCCGGCGAGCGGCTGCGGTGGTTTCACGGGGCAGGGGCGATCGCAGGCTTTCTTGGCGCGAGTTTGCTCGTCACTAAGGGCCAAGGCTTCAGCTTTGATGCCCAATACACCACCGGGTATCTGGCGGCTCTGGTCTGCGCCCTCACTTGGTCGGGCTACTCCATTCTCTCTCGATATTTTGGGGCAATTCCGACCAATGCCGTGGGGGGCTTTTGCGGAGCCACGGCAGTGCTGGCCTGGATCTGTCATGCTCTGTTTGAAACAACGGTAGCCCCAATGGGTTGGGAATGGGTCGCCATTCTTGCCCTGGGGCTAGGGCCGGTGGGGCTGGCCTTCTTCACCTGGGATTATGGCGTGAAGCATGGCAATATTCGCGTGCTGGGAGCGCTCTCCTACGCGGCTCCCTTGCTCTCGACACTGCTGCTGATCGCCTTTGGCCGGGCAGAGTCCACAGCGGTGGTGGGGCTGGCCTGTGCGCTGATCGTCGGTGGGGCTCTGCTGGCGACGCTCGATTTCTTTGGGCCCCAGGCAGGGAAGGGTTAAATTTTGAATTTTGAGTTGGGGAGGGTAATTCAACACTTAAAACTCAAAACTCAAAACTAATATCAGCGGCGATCGCGCCATCCCAGCACTAGGGTCACGCCCAACAGCAGCGGCGTTAGCCAGTCGCCCCAGCGAATGTAGGGAGTGAGAGTGTGGCGGCGATCGAGGGTAGCGCGGTGGGTGAGATAGGTGTGGGGTTCCCCCAGCCAGAGGGTGCGACCGTGGTTGTCGACCAGGCCAGAGAGTCCGGTGTTGGTGACGCGCAGCGCCCAGCGATCGCTCTCCACCGCCCGCAGCACGTCAAACCCGTGGTGCTGCCTCATCATCCACACCGGGTAGGGGTCGTTGTTAGAAGCGGTGACGATGAACTCGCCGCCGTTTCTAACCTGGGGGCGAAACAGACGGCTGTAGGCCGACTCATAACACACACCAACAATGCCTTGCCCAACGCTGGTCTCAAACCGCTGCTCAGATGCCCCTGGCACCAAGTAGCTATCGAGCGGCGACAGCCGACTGATCAGGCGACCTAGCACGGCCTCAAAGGGCACGTATTCTCCCAGAGGCACCAGCTGTACTTTGTTGTAACGCCCGTAGGTCTGGCCGTCGGGGCGCAGCTCAAGCAGGCTCTGGGTGTACTGCGATCGCCCCTTCCCCGGTACCGGCGCAAAGGTGCCCAACCACAAGGGCACCCCAGCTTGCTCCACCGTGCGAATGATGGCCGCGATTTGGGGCGCATTCGGATTCCACAGCTGCGGCAGCGCCCCTTCCGGCGTCACCACTGCATCCACCCCTTGGGCCGCCAGGAGACGATAGCCGCTAGTGTAGCCCTCTAGCGCCTGGTTAACCCCCTGGGGCGTCAGCTTTTCGCGGGTAGGCACATTGCCCTGAATGAGTCCCAAGGAGATGGACTGGCTGGAGGGAACAGTTTCGGTGCGGGCGTAGAGAATGGCCCCGAGGGTATGACCTAGCAGTACCAGCGCGATCGCGGTCAGGGCAAGGGGGCGTCGAGTGGATAGGTGGATGGGTGGATGCGTAGGGGGATGGGAAGATAGCCCAGGTGCGTTAGCCCTCGAAACAGAGAATGCCAAAAGGCCGTTGGTGGCAACCAGAATGGCAGTGATAGCTCCTGGCCCTGAGATTTTAGCTATGTGCAAGATCCACAGGTTGTTGGGGCTTTGGGTGAGGCTGAGGGGCGACCAGTCGAGGGGGCTGTGGTTGCGTAGCGCTTCGAGGAAGCACCACAGGGCAGTACCGGCGAGCACTAGCCAAAGTGAGCGCTTGGGCCAGCGATGGGCAGCCCAGGCAGTCACTCCGCCCCACACCGCTATGCAAACAGAACCCCAGAAAACGATAAAGAGCCAGGAGGAGAGGGCGATCGCAACGCTACTTCCCCAAGGCACCCCCATCCACATCAGCGGGTGCAGGTGGGTAATCCACGCCAGCGAAATGCCGTAGTACACCAACCCCCACAGCAGCCCATAGGTAGCCGCCAATCCCATCTGCGGCGTTCTCAACACTACCCACCACAGCGGCACCAACCCCACCCAAGCCAGTGGCCAAAGACTCCACGGCGGCAGCGCCAAAGCCATCAATACCCCGCTGAGAGTAACCAGACCAGCCTGCCGCCAACTCCAACCGGAGCCAAGATTTCGTAAAAACGTCCCTGCCACCTTCATTGTCAACCTCAGCTATTCCTCCAACCCGACCATAGGATTCTCTTAAAAATACCTTTTTAGAAGGTGGGCACTGCCCACCCTACAAGACTTACCAGCCGCTTACCAGCTGATTGGCAATACAGAGATTTAAACCGATGGCAAATCGAGCCTTTCCGTTGGGTCCAGGGCGGCGGCACGGCCCTGGTCGACGGGGTCTGGGGGCAATCGAAACGCCCCCAGCGGTAGAT
It contains:
- the yddG gene encoding aromatic amino acid exporter YddG, giving the protein MELVQNQRQPTAIGFSAVLMWATLALLTDLSGTVPPFQLTAMAFTIAFFIGLAAWARSGGNVLRHLRLPWQVWALGIGGLFGYHFFYFMALRHAPAVEASLIAYLWPLLIVFFSALLPGERLRWFHGAGAIAGFLGASLLVTKGQGFSFDAQYTTGYLAALVCALTWSGYSILSRYFGAIPTNAVGGFCGATAVLAWICHALFETTVAPMGWEWVAILALGLGPVGLAFFTWDYGVKHGNIRVLGALSYAAPLLSTLLLIAFGRAESTAVVGLACALIVGGALLATLDFFGPQAGKG
- a CDS encoding ABC transporter ATP-binding protein; this encodes MSAKNLGRQLSDRWLWRGVSFELVAGDCVGLVAPSGVGKTLLMRNLALLDPLQQGEVRFEGKTPVEWGVPTYRSRVMIVPQRAIALDGTVQDNLKQVFDLGIYNQRRFEPTIIQTWLEKLGRGPEFLQLQGSRLSGGEAQILALLRALQLNPQVLLLDESTASLDAATTTKVEALLHDWLQSPHRACILTSHDTEQIRRITYRQLNLGDFV
- the lnt gene encoding apolipoprotein N-acyltransferase yields the protein MKVAGTFLRNLGSGWSWRQAGLVTLSGVLMALALPPWSLWPLAWVGLVPLWWVVLRTPQMGLAATYGLLWGLVYYGISLAWITHLHPLMWMGVPWGSSVAIALSSWLFIVFWGSVCIAVWGGVTAWAAHRWPKRSLWLVLAGTALWCFLEALRNHSPLDWSPLSLTQSPNNLWILHIAKISGPGAITAILVATNGLLAFSVSRANAPGLSSHPPTHPPIHLSTRRPLALTAIALVLLGHTLGAILYARTETVPSSQSISLGLIQGNVPTREKLTPQGVNQALEGYTSGYRLLAAQGVDAVVTPEGALPQLWNPNAPQIAAIIRTVEQAGVPLWLGTFAPVPGKGRSQYTQSLLELRPDGQTYGRYNKVQLVPLGEYVPFEAVLGRLISRLSPLDSYLVPGASEQRFETSVGQGIVGVCYESAYSRLFRPQVRNGGEFIVTASNNDPYPVWMMRQHHGFDVLRAVESDRWALRVTNTGLSGLVDNHGRTLWLGEPHTYLTHRATLDRRHTLTPYIRWGDWLTPLLLGVTLVLGWRDRR